From Columba livia isolate bColLiv1 breed racing homer chromosome 5, bColLiv1.pat.W.v2, whole genome shotgun sequence, one genomic window encodes:
- the C5H11orf58 gene encoding small acidic protein isoform X1 yields the protein MSSGRDSQGHHGLKRAASPDGSSSWESADLGNEERKQKFLRLMGAGKKEHTGRLVIGDHRSTSHFRTGEEDKKMNEELESQYQQSMDSTMSGRNRRHCGLGFSEVFQDSEEHEEAAGHSSEESSEDSESGSESEQEESAEELQAAEKHDEADVPENKKEAKSNYKMMFVKASGS from the exons ATGAGCTCGGGCCGGGATTCCCAGGGCCACCACGGCCTCAAGCGAGCGGCCTCTCCCGAT ggctccagcagctgggagTCGGCGGACCTGGGCAACGAGGAGCGGAAGCAGAAGTTCCTGCGGCTGATGGGCGCTGGGAAG aaagaaCATACTGGCCGCCTTGTTATCGGAGACCACAGATCAACCTCCCACTTCAGGACAG gggaagaagacaagaaaatgaatgaagagCTGGAGTCTCAGTACCAACAAAGCATGGACAGCACCATGTCTGGACGAAACCGGCGCCATTGTGGACTTGGTTTCAGTGAGGTA TTTCAGGACAGTGAAGAACACGAAGAGGCAGCGGGACACTCCTCTGAGGAGAGTTCAGAGGACTCTGAAAGTGGCTCTGAGTCAGAGCAAGAGGAGTCTGCAGAGGAGCTACAAGCTGCTGAAAAACATGATGAAGCTGAcgttccagaaaacaaaaaagaagcaaaaagcaacTATAAAATGATGTTTGTTAAAGCCAGTGGTTCATAA
- the C5H11orf58 gene encoding small acidic protein isoform X2, giving the protein MSSGRDSQGHHGLKRAASPDGSSSWESADLGNEERKQKFLRLMGAGKKEHTGRLVIGDHRSTSHFRTGEEDKKMNEELESQYQQSMDSTMSGRNRRHCGLGFSEFQDSEEHEEAAGHSSEESSEDSESGSESEQEESAEELQAAEKHDEADVPENKKEAKSNYKMMFVKASGS; this is encoded by the exons ATGAGCTCGGGCCGGGATTCCCAGGGCCACCACGGCCTCAAGCGAGCGGCCTCTCCCGAT ggctccagcagctgggagTCGGCGGACCTGGGCAACGAGGAGCGGAAGCAGAAGTTCCTGCGGCTGATGGGCGCTGGGAAG aaagaaCATACTGGCCGCCTTGTTATCGGAGACCACAGATCAACCTCCCACTTCAGGACAG gggaagaagacaagaaaatgaatgaagagCTGGAGTCTCAGTACCAACAAAGCATGGACAGCACCATGTCTGGACGAAACCGGCGCCATTGTGGACTTGGTTTCAGTGAG TTTCAGGACAGTGAAGAACACGAAGAGGCAGCGGGACACTCCTCTGAGGAGAGTTCAGAGGACTCTGAAAGTGGCTCTGAGTCAGAGCAAGAGGAGTCTGCAGAGGAGCTACAAGCTGCTGAAAAACATGATGAAGCTGAcgttccagaaaacaaaaaagaagcaaaaagcaacTATAAAATGATGTTTGTTAAAGCCAGTGGTTCATAA